In Ascaphus truei isolate aAscTru1 chromosome 21, aAscTru1.hap1, whole genome shotgun sequence, one DNA window encodes the following:
- the WAS gene encoding actin nucleation-promoting factor WAS isoform X1, giving the protein MFMDILPRALSPVITNRPPRSAFSQAPTAPGRPALPSPGPNCPRPPRSAFSQAPTAPGRPALPSPGPNCPRPPRSAFSQAQTAPGRPALPSPGPNCPRPPRSAFSQAQTAPGRPALPSPRPQLPPAAPLCLLPGPNCPRPPRSAFSRPQLPPAAPLCLLQAPTAPGRPALPSPRPQLPPAAPLCLLPGPNCPRPPRSAFSQAPTAPCRPALPSPRPQLPPAAPLCLLPGPNCPRPPRSAFSQAPTAPGRPALPSPRPQLPRPPRSAFSQPQLPPAAPLCLLPGPNCPRPPRSAFSQPQLPPAAPLCLLPAPTAPGRPALPSPRPQLPPAAPLCLLQAPTAPGRPALPSPRPQLPPAAPLCLLPGPNCPRPPRSAFSQAPTAPGRPALPSPRPQLPPAAPLCLLPGPNCPRPPRSAFSQAPTAPGRPALPSPRPQLPPAAPLCLLPGPNCPRPPRSAFSQAPTAPGRPTPPPPGRPAPSPPVRPTPSPPGPPRSAFSPRSDCPWPPRLPLAPRSASPSSSSPQPPHLPPNSLLCPPADYPLCLLLVPRLPPEPLLHLPPEPLLHLPPEPLLHLHPEPLLHLPPEPLLHLPPGALLHLPPEPLLHLPPEPLLHLPPEPLLHLPPEPLLHLPPEPLLHLPPEPLLHLPPEPLLHLPPDPPPPRST; this is encoded by the coding sequence ATGTTTATGGACATTCTCCCCCGAGCACTTTCACCTGTTATTACAAACCGGCCGCCCCGCTCTGCCTTCTCCCAGGCCCCAACTGCCCCCGGCCGCCCCGCTCTGCCTTCTCCAGGCCCCAACTGCCCCCGGCCGCCCCGCTCTGCCTTCTCCCAGGCCCCAACTGCCCCCGGCCGCCCCGCTCTGCCTTCTCCAGGCCCCAACTGCCCCCGGCCGCCCCGCTCTGCCTTCTCCCAGGCCCAAACTGCCCCCGGCCGCCCCGCTCTGCCTTCTCCAGGCCCCAACTGCCCCCGGCCGCCCCGCTCTGCCTTCTCCCAGGCCCAAACTGCCCCCGGCCGCCCCGCTCTGCCTTCTCCCAGGCCCCAACTGCCCCCGGCCGCCCCGCTCTGCCTTCTCCCAGGCCCCAACTGCCCCCGGCCGCCCCGCTCTGCCTTCTCCAGGCCCCAACTGCCCCCGGCCGCCCCGCTCTGCCTTCTCCAGGCCCCAACTGCCCCCGGCCGCCCCGCTCTGCCTTCTCCCAGGCCCCAACTGCCCCCGGCCGCCCCGCTCTGCCTTCTCCCAGGCCCCAACTGCCCCCGGCCGCCCCGCTCTGCCTTCTCCCAGGCCCCAACTGCCCCCTGCCGCCCCGCTCTGCCTTCTCCCAGGCCCCAACTGCCCCCGGCCGCCCCGCTCTGCCTTCTCCCAGGCCCCAACTGCCCCCGGCCGCCCCGCTCTGCCTTCTCCCAGGCCCCAACTGCCCCCGGCCGCCCCGCTCTGCCTTCTCCCAGGCCCCAACTGCCCCGGCCGCCCCGCTCTGCCTTCTCCCAGCCCCAACTGCCCCCGGCCGCCCCGCTCTGCCTTCTCCCAGGCCCCAACTGCCCCCGGCCGCCCCGCTCTGCCTTCTCCCAGCCCCAACTGCCCCCGGCCGCCCCGCTCTGCCTTCTCCCAGCCCCAACTGCCCCCGGCCGCCCCGCTCTGCCTTCTCCCAGGCCCCAACTGCCCCCGGCCGCCCCGCTCTGCCTTCTCCAGGCCCCAACTGCCCCCGGCCGCCCCGCTCTGCCTTCTCCCAGGCCCCAACTGCCCCCGGCCGCCCCGCTCTGCCTTCTCCCAGGCCCCAACTGCCCCCGGCCGCCCCGCTCTGCCTTCTCCCAGGCCCCAACTGCCCCCGGCCGCCCCGCTCTGCCTTCTCCCAGGCCCCAACTGCCCCCGGCCGCCCCGCTCTGCCTTCTCCCAGGCCCCAACTGCCCCCGGCCGCCCCGCTCTGCCTTCTCCCAGGCCCCAACTGCCCCCGGCCGCCCCGCTCTGCCTTCTCCCAGGCCCCAACTGCCCCCGGCCGCCCCACTCTGCCTTCTCCCAGGCCCCAACTGCCCCCGGCCGCCCCGCTCTGCCTTCTCCCAGGCCCCAACTGCCCCCGGCCGCCCCACTCCGCCTCCCCCCGGCCGCCCCGCTCCGTCTCCCCCCGTCCGCCCCACTCCGTCTCCCCCCGGGCCGCCCCgctctgccttctccccccgtTCTGACTGCCCCTGGCCGCCCCGTCTCCCCCTGGCGCCCAGATCTGCCTCCCccagctcctcctctccccagCCGCCCCACCTTCCCCCAAACTCCCTGCTCTGCCCCCCTGCAGACTACCCGCTCTGCCTCCTCCTagtcccccgcctccccccagaACCTCTGCTCCACCTCCCCCCAGAACCCCTGCTCCACCTCCCCCCAGAACCTCTGctccacctccacccagaacctCTGCTCCACCTCCCCCCAGAACCTCTgctccacctccccccaggagCCCTGCTCCACCTCCCCCCAGAACCCCTGCTCCACCTCCCCCCAGAACCCCTGCTCCACCTCCCCCCAGAACCCCTGCTCCACCTCCCCCCAGAACCCCTGCTCCACCTCCCCCCAGAACCCCTGCTCCACCTCCCCCCAGAACCTCTGCTCCACCTCCCCCCAGAACCTCTGCTCCAcctccccccagaccccccccccccccgctccacataA